Part of the Usitatibacter palustris genome, AGGCGCTGGAACGAGACCATCCCGATGATCAGGAAGGCAGCCGCAGCCACGACCGCAGCGATCGCGTTCTTCAGGGGAACGCGGCCATCGGGCTCGGCGGGCACTGCTATCTCTTCGTCAGTCTTCTTCTCGAGCAAGCTTGAATTGGGACGCGAGTAGTTGTTGTGTCGGCGCGGGCACGGGCGCGTAGTGGCTGAACTCGATCGTATAGGAACCCTGGCCTCCGGTCATCGACCGCAGCCGCGATTGGTATTCGCTCACCTCCGACAGCGGCACCTGCCCGCTGATCGCCATGAGCCCGCCGCCGGTGGAGTCCGTGCCGGTGATATGCCCTCGCTTGCCCGAGAGGTCGGCGGTGAGATCGCCCACGAAACGATCGGGCGCGGTGATCTCCACGTTGACGATGGGCTCGAGCATGATCGGGCCCGCCTTGAGGATCGCGTCGATCACCGCCTTGCGCCCCGCGGTGACGAACGCGATTTCCTTCGAGTCGACGTCGTGCGCCTTGCCGTCGTACACGATGACCTTGATGTCCTCGACCGGATAGCCGGAGATGACGCCGGTATCGAGCGCCTGCTTCACGCCTTTCTCGACCGCGGGAATGAAGACCGTCGGGATCACGCCGCCCTTCACTTCGCTCGCGAACACGAAGCCGCTGCCGCGCGCGAGCGGCTCGATCTTCAGGAACACCTCGCCGAACTGACCTGCACCGCCCGTCTGCTTCTTGTGGCGGCAGTGGCCCTCGGCGCGGCGCGTGATCGTCTCGCGATAGGGAATCTTCGGCGGCTTGGTGGACACATCCATCTTGTACTGCTGCACCATCTTCTCGAGCTTGGTGCGCATGTGCAGGTCGCCGAGGCCGCGGATGACGGTCTCGTGCGTAGTCGGGTGGCGCTCGATCCACAGGCACGGATCTTCCACTTCGAGTTTGTGGAGCACTTCGAAGAGGCGCTGCTCGTCGCCCTTCTTCTTCGTCTCCACGGCGATGGAGTGCATCGGCGTCGGGAAGTCGAGCGAACGCAGGCGAATGTGATCCTCGTCGTGCGAGTCGTGCAGCACGGCGTTGAAGTCGATCTCGTCGATCTTCGCGACCGCACCGATGTCGCCGGGCACGAGCGCGTCGGTCTCGACGTAGTCCTTGCCCTGCAACTGGTAGATGTGGCCCACCTTGAAGGCGCGCTTGCCGTCGCCGATGTAGAGCTGCGAATCCTTGGTCATCGTGCCCTGGTGCATGCGAAACACCGCGACCTTGCCCACGTACGGATCCATGATCACCTTGAAGACGTGCGCGAGGACGTGCTTCTTCGCGTCGGGCTCCGCGTGGAACTCCTCGCCTTCCGTGCCTTCGCTCTTCACGAAGGGCGGCGGGTTGCCTTCGGTGGCGTTGGGCGCGAGCTTCGCGAGGATGTCCATGAACTGTTCGACGCCCGCCATCGTCTTGGTCGACATGAAGCACACGGGAACGAGGTGGCCTTCGCGCAGCGCCTTTTCGAACGGTGCGTGCAACTGCTCCGGTGAGAGTTCCTCGCCTTGCTCCAGGTAGATCGCCATCAGGGCTTCGTCGACTTCCACGACCTGATCGATGAGCGCGGAGTGCGCGGCCTTCACGCTGGAGAAATCGGAATCGCCGTCGGGGTTGAAGAAGCAGTCGACGACATCCTTGCCGCCGTGCGCGGGAAGGTTGATCGGCAGGCACTCCTTGCCGAACATTTCCTGGATGCGCGTGAGCAGGCCCGGGAGATCGACGTTGTCCGCATCGATCTTGTTGATGACGATCATGCGATCGAGGCCACGCTTGCCCGCCCATCGCATCATGCGGACGGTGTTGAGTTCGATGCCGTTCTGCGCGTTGATCACGATGATCGCGGTCTCGACGCCGGCCAGTGCGGCGATCGATTGCCCGGCGAAGTCGGGCATGCCGGGCGTGTCGATCAGGTGAACGTGGATACCCTTGTAGGGGAAATTGACGACTGCCGAGTAGAGCGAGTGGCCGTGCTGCTTTTCGAGGGGATCGAAATCGCAGACGGTGGTTCCCTTTTCCACGCTGCCCATCGCGCCGATCACTCCGGCTTTCCACAGCAGGGCCTCGGTCAACGTCGTCTTGCCGGCCCCGCCGTGGCCCACTAGAGCCACGGTGTGGATGTTCTCAGTCGAATACCTGGGCATGGCGGCTCCTCTCTGCTGCCCTGCAGCATCAACTTCGCGGGATGCCTTAGTACACGCCTGCCAACGCGTTCGCGCAAGGGGTTGGCGTTGCCCCCCATGAACGCAATTTCGACTGCGGAAATCCGTTACACACCATTCGGAATTCTTGCGCGCGTGCAGGCCAACCGGCTCCTACGATGCGTCCCATGGAGTCACCCGGGAGCGCGCGATGAAAGAGCTCAGCTACGACGAAGTCCTGCGCATCGCCGGCGGCCAGCCCGTACCCGCTGCCCTCGATGAAGTCACCTACCTCGCGCCCGAGGAATCCGCATCCGATCCGATCGATTACGCGCGCCTGCTCGATGCGGGCTCGCGCACGCCTGAAGCGGCCTGACGCCGCGCGACGAACCCTGCCCCGGAGAGGTTGCTGCCGGGTCAAGTCACCAGCAACCGACCACATCAGGAGAGATCATGAGCGACAGCACGAAGGACAAGGAGAAGGACAAGACGGAAGAGGTGCCGGACGTTTCCGGCGGGTACGTCGATGGACCGATCGACGGCGGCGGGTGCACTCCCGGGCCCACCTGGCCGCCGAACGACGGCGACATCCCGGGCTATCCGCAGAACCCGTTCGGTCCCGGTGGTCCGTATACCGATCCGTCGCAAGTCGGCACGGACTGAACCCCTTCCATCCAGAATCGGAGACTGAACATGAAAGACCTGGAACAACTGAAGAGCGAGATCGAGGCGAGCGGTGCGAAGCTGGCTGAGATTTCGGGTGGTGACTGCAGCCCTGAAGCGGTCCAACAGACAATCAGCGATCTTCGGAGCAACTACGAAGCCCTCGTCGACTTCGTTTCCCACGTGATTGAGCGCGTGGCGAACTGACAGAGATCCACGGGGGGAGCAATCCCCCCCAAGGCACTGACAGATTCGAATGACGGCAACTGGCCTGCAGATCGCGATTCTTCTTGCGCTGGTCCAATTCGCTATCGCGATTCTGGCTTACTACCTCGAGCGCGCAATGGGCTGGTCAAAGGACCAGTCGTTTGCGTTGGGGAATTCCTTATTCTTCTCAATCGCGCTTCTTCTTTTCCTCACCGTCGCACCGCTTCGTCGTCACCTCCGCCGCTTGCTGTCGACTCCTGTTCCAGTCGGTTTAAGAGCTGAGGTAGTGGTGGTGTCGGTTGCAAAGGTCG contains:
- the fusA gene encoding elongation factor G, with the protein product MPRYSTENIHTVALVGHGGAGKTTLTEALLWKAGVIGAMGSVEKGTTVCDFDPLEKQHGHSLYSAVVNFPYKGIHVHLIDTPGMPDFAGQSIAALAGVETAIIVINAQNGIELNTVRMMRWAGKRGLDRMIVINKIDADNVDLPGLLTRIQEMFGKECLPINLPAHGGKDVVDCFFNPDGDSDFSSVKAAHSALIDQVVEVDEALMAIYLEQGEELSPEQLHAPFEKALREGHLVPVCFMSTKTMAGVEQFMDILAKLAPNATEGNPPPFVKSEGTEGEEFHAEPDAKKHVLAHVFKVIMDPYVGKVAVFRMHQGTMTKDSQLYIGDGKRAFKVGHIYQLQGKDYVETDALVPGDIGAVAKIDEIDFNAVLHDSHDEDHIRLRSLDFPTPMHSIAVETKKKGDEQRLFEVLHKLEVEDPCLWIERHPTTHETVIRGLGDLHMRTKLEKMVQQYKMDVSTKPPKIPYRETITRRAEGHCRHKKQTGGAGQFGEVFLKIEPLARGSGFVFASEVKGGVIPTVFIPAVEKGVKQALDTGVISGYPVEDIKVIVYDGKAHDVDSKEIAFVTAGRKAVIDAILKAGPIMLEPIVNVEITAPDRFVGDLTADLSGKRGHITGTDSTGGGLMAISGQVPLSEVSEYQSRLRSMTGGQGSYTIEFSHYAPVPAPTQQLLASQFKLAREED